A region of Silurus meridionalis isolate SWU-2019-XX chromosome 17, ASM1480568v1, whole genome shotgun sequence DNA encodes the following proteins:
- the nras gene encoding GTPase NRas, with translation MTEYKLVVVGAGGVGKSALTIQLIQNHFVDEYDPTIEDSYRKQVVIDGETCLLDILDTAGQEEYSAMRDQYMRTGEGFLCVFAINNTKSFADVHLYREQIKRVKDSDDVPMVLVGNKCDLARTVDTKQAQELARSYGIEFVETSAKTRQGVEDAFYTLVREIRHYRMKKLNSREDRKQGCLGVSCEVM, from the exons ATGACCGAGTATAagctggtggtggtgggagCAGGTGGTGTGGGGAAGAGTGCGCTAACCATCCAGCTCATCCAGAATCATTTTGTGGATGAATACGACCCAACAATAGAG GACTCCTACAGGAAGCAGGTGGTGATCGACGGAGAGACGTGCTTGCTGGACATCCTGGACACAGCCGGACAGGAGGAGTACAGCGCCATGAGAGACCAGTACATGAGGACTGGCGAGGGCTTCCTATGCGTGTTTGCCATCAACAACACCAAGTCTTTCGCCGATGTGCATCTGTACCG GGAGCAAATCAAGCGAGTGAAGGACTCTGATGACGTTCCCATGGTTCTGGTTGGAAACAAATGTGATTTGGCCAGAACTGTCGACACCAAGCAGGCCCAGGAACTAGCCAGGAGCTACGGCATTGAATTTGTAGAAACGTCAGCCAAAACTAGACAG GGAGTTGAAGATGCTTTTTACACCCTGGTTCGGGAGATCCGTCATTATCGCATGAAGAAACTCAACAGCAGGGAGGACAGGAAACAGGGCTGTCTCGGAGTCTCCTGTGAAGTCATGTGA